A single window of Pseudarthrobacter defluvii DNA harbors:
- a CDS encoding type II secretion system F family protein, with product MTAGWGAGLALFLLLAAGAWLTCAAHGRSRQRLRRLSPPGPGGTPATMGPRGDQSGGLNDTAMMLELVAAMLDAGAGIGRSLELVAASAAPDYRDSLRPVVSALAIGADWETAWRSSAVRSIEILELRDALGFAALTGAPSAAILYAQAARLRRERFRAAEKRAASLGVKLVVPLGLCSLPAFICLGVVPVLLALVPSSS from the coding sequence ATGACTGCGGGTTGGGGCGCGGGCCTGGCGCTTTTCCTGCTGCTCGCGGCGGGTGCCTGGCTTACGTGCGCCGCCCATGGCCGGTCGCGCCAACGACTGCGCCGTTTGTCTCCTCCCGGCCCTGGCGGAACGCCCGCCACCATGGGTCCGCGGGGCGATCAAAGTGGTGGCCTGAACGATACGGCCATGATGCTTGAACTTGTGGCCGCGATGCTCGACGCCGGAGCCGGTATTGGCCGTTCGCTCGAACTGGTGGCCGCCTCCGCCGCGCCGGACTACAGGGACTCCCTGCGGCCGGTGGTCTCGGCGCTCGCCATCGGCGCCGACTGGGAAACGGCCTGGCGCAGCTCAGCGGTTCGCAGCATCGAGATCCTGGAGCTCCGGGATGCCCTGGGCTTCGCAGCACTCACCGGGGCGCCGTCCGCGGCAATCCTCTATGCCCAGGCTGCAAGGCTGCGGCGGGAACGGTTTCGGGCAGCGGAAAAGCGGGCCGCCTCGCTGGGGGTCAAGCTGGTGGTTCCGTTGGGCCTGTGTTCACTCCCTGCCTTCATCTGCCTGGGGGTCGTGCCGGTGCTCCTGGCCCTGGTGCCGTCCAGCTCCTAG
- a CDS encoding TadA family conjugal transfer-associated ATPase, which produces MLEANQAGRSGRSRDTARTGRAVDAGLLESVRESMMAEAGAVTPSRVAAAVQATGKLLGTAGSLAAVERISAELNGLGPLQELTRDPFVTDIFVNAPDSVWVDRGRGIERVSVLFDSEAQLRALACRLVAAGGRRLDDGSPCVDVRLAGGYRVHAVLPPVSTSGTLLSVRIRRERVFSMAELGSGGMFGPAVQVVLERVVATRLSFLISGATGSGKTTLLSTLLGLCPAEERLVLIEDASELNPVHPHVVALESRHGNLEGGGAVDLGELVRQALRMRPDRLVVGECRGAEVRELLTAMNTGHSGGGGTIHANTAAAVPARLNALGALAGLGPEAVRLQAASALDVVIHVGRTPRGREVLCIGLIGEGAGGLTVVPALEQSGTPGPAWPALAARLGMDPEEIL; this is translated from the coding sequence ATTCTCGAAGCGAACCAGGCCGGCCGCTCCGGACGCAGCAGGGACACCGCGCGCACGGGCAGGGCCGTGGATGCGGGGCTGCTGGAATCCGTCCGCGAGTCGATGATGGCCGAGGCCGGAGCGGTGACGCCGTCCCGGGTGGCCGCGGCCGTCCAGGCCACGGGCAAGTTGTTGGGTACCGCCGGTTCTCTTGCCGCGGTGGAACGGATCAGCGCCGAGCTCAATGGACTCGGGCCACTGCAGGAGCTGACACGGGATCCGTTCGTCACAGACATCTTCGTTAACGCCCCCGACTCGGTATGGGTGGACCGGGGACGGGGCATCGAACGCGTCTCTGTACTGTTCGATAGCGAGGCGCAGCTGCGGGCGCTGGCGTGCAGGCTGGTGGCCGCAGGCGGCCGCCGCCTCGACGACGGTTCACCCTGTGTCGATGTCAGGCTTGCCGGCGGCTACCGTGTCCATGCCGTGTTGCCGCCGGTATCCACCTCCGGGACACTGCTGAGCGTCCGGATCCGGCGGGAAAGGGTCTTCAGCATGGCGGAGCTGGGCTCCGGCGGAATGTTCGGCCCGGCAGTGCAGGTGGTGCTGGAGAGAGTTGTCGCCACGAGGTTGAGTTTCCTGATCAGCGGTGCCACCGGCTCCGGCAAGACCACCCTGCTGTCCACCCTGCTGGGACTGTGCCCGGCGGAGGAGCGGCTGGTCCTGATCGAGGACGCGTCCGAACTGAACCCTGTCCACCCCCACGTCGTCGCCCTGGAATCACGCCACGGGAACCTTGAGGGCGGCGGGGCGGTGGACCTGGGCGAACTCGTCCGGCAGGCACTGCGGATGCGCCCCGACAGGCTGGTGGTGGGGGAGTGCAGGGGCGCTGAAGTGCGTGAACTCCTCACCGCGATGAATACCGGACACAGTGGCGGCGGAGGCACCATTCACGCAAACACGGCAGCAGCAGTACCTGCCAGGCTTAACGCCCTTGGAGCGCTCGCAGGGCTCGGCCCCGAGGCCGTGCGGCTTCAGGCTGCCAGCGCGCTTGATGTTGTCATCCATGTCGGCAGGACACCGCGTGGCAGGGAAGTGCTGTGCATTGGGCTTATCGGCGAAGGCGCTGGGGGACTGACAGTGGTGCCGGCGCTTGAACAATCCGGGACGCCGGGTCCAGCCTGGCCGGCGCTGGCAGCGCGGTTGGGGATGGACCCCGAGGAAATCCTGTGA
- a CDS encoding GNAT family N-acetyltransferase — MSPETLVEDITGLLEVWVAGWAGCRGYRTSTEGRFPSALRADTSGEWEVFASEPTVDEFAALAVKTAESPARVLTVLTNDPSRYADLAALHGLNVTSNTQTMMIVDMETQDAEDPWLSDDDLSLSTFEQDGVHYAEVRSGDAIAASGRVFVVGDTAVFDKIITEPAFQRRGLGSLIMRALAAQAFGHDVRSGLLLASADGQKLYSHLGWTTVAQVLMLSASHDGADLSLS; from the coding sequence ATGAGTCCGGAAACCCTGGTTGAAGACATCACTGGCCTGCTCGAAGTGTGGGTTGCCGGCTGGGCCGGATGTCGCGGCTACCGGACCTCCACGGAAGGCCGTTTCCCATCCGCGCTGCGCGCCGATACCAGCGGGGAGTGGGAAGTCTTCGCATCCGAACCCACAGTGGATGAGTTCGCTGCCCTGGCCGTCAAGACGGCGGAATCCCCGGCCCGCGTGCTCACCGTCCTCACCAACGACCCCTCCCGGTACGCCGATCTGGCTGCCCTGCACGGACTGAACGTCACCTCCAACACGCAGACGATGATGATCGTGGACATGGAGACCCAGGACGCCGAGGACCCCTGGCTTTCCGACGATGACCTGAGCCTGTCCACTTTCGAGCAGGACGGCGTCCATTATGCCGAGGTCCGCTCCGGAGACGCCATCGCCGCCAGCGGCAGGGTGTTCGTGGTGGGCGATACCGCTGTGTTCGACAAGATCATCACCGAACCGGCGTTCCAGCGCAGGGGCCTGGGCAGCCTCATCATGCGTGCCCTGGCGGCCCAGGCATTCGGCCACGACGTGCGGAGCGGCCTCCTGCTGGCTTCGGCGGACGGGCAGAAGCTCTATTCACACCTCGGCTGGACCACGGTGGCCCAGGTCCTGATGCTCTCGGCGTCGCACGACGGAGCGGACCTCTCGCTCAGCTGA
- a CDS encoding Rv3654c family TadE-like protein, which yields MRSQGDSAARHRPLDREVRPRAWRCSGRQEGSERGSGTVLAAGLALVVMTTMAVMLLLAQSAVLASRAAGAADLAALAAADALRGITSGEPCAVAADVAARHAATVLSCIEGAGQTVEVRTELGERPLFGPATGHARAGPPP from the coding sequence GTGCGCAGTCAGGGCGACTCTGCTGCGCGGCACCGTCCTCTGGATCGGGAGGTCCGGCCCCGGGCCTGGCGGTGTTCAGGCAGGCAGGAGGGCTCGGAGCGCGGGTCGGGGACAGTCCTGGCGGCCGGGCTGGCCCTTGTGGTCATGACAACCATGGCGGTCATGCTGCTGTTGGCCCAGTCAGCTGTGCTTGCAAGCAGGGCTGCCGGGGCTGCGGACCTGGCGGCCCTTGCGGCGGCGGACGCCCTTAGGGGAATCACCAGCGGAGAGCCTTGCGCTGTTGCCGCCGACGTCGCCGCGCGCCATGCCGCCACCGTCCTCAGCTGCATTGAGGGGGCCGGTCAGACCGTTGAAGTGCGGACCGAGCTTGGCGAGCGTCCGCTGTTCGGCCCTGCCACCGGCCACGCCCGGGCCGGACCGCCACCCTAG
- a CDS encoding TadE family type IV pilus minor pilin has translation MALPAVLALLAMLLAGAAAGVTQLRIEEGARAGARALARGDDPAAVERTVRTLAGGSAAASVASDGGWFSITVTDRVSGPLGSSIPWTLTAHASTRSETAGAGAASGLGGASTNGAGRR, from the coding sequence GTGGCACTGCCTGCTGTGCTGGCATTGCTGGCCATGCTGCTTGCCGGAGCCGCTGCGGGTGTGACGCAGTTGCGAATTGAGGAGGGAGCCCGCGCCGGTGCCAGGGCCCTGGCGCGCGGCGATGACCCGGCGGCGGTGGAACGGACAGTCCGGACGCTCGCCGGTGGCTCGGCGGCCGCGTCAGTGGCTTCCGACGGCGGGTGGTTCAGCATCACCGTGACGGACCGGGTGTCGGGGCCCTTGGGGTCCTCCATCCCGTGGACGCTTACCGCCCATGCCTCAACGCGCAGTGAAACTGCGGGCGCCGGAGCTGCCAGTGGTCTTGGTGGTGCCTCGACTAATGGCGCAGGCCGCAGGTGA
- the ssd gene encoding septum site-determining protein Ssd, whose protein sequence is MSSGPGEVLLLTSSGVLRAEVERIVAAAGAHLRVVADAVEGGRYWEAASAVLVGSDIRELPPRRSTPAVMVGLDGEGDSLWHLAAALGAERVAVLPDAAAWLADHLSRSRSPGPGGLVLGVIGGCGGAGATTAAIWIAQAAAGLGARVLLVDGDPWGGGLELALAAEENPGLRWPDLAEARGSIDPLQLSDSLPVAGGFSFLSWPATREHPLPVAAAAAAGVLDAARRGYELVVVDVGRSAQPLQTVAWDCDRILLVVPAQLKAAVAAVRLLQELPPVEAALLVRGRPGAALDSSLIADAVGLPVQGRIPELRAVTGALESGRLLDLGKRRNIRHFGGTVLDWLGEDLQAGDMA, encoded by the coding sequence GTGTCGTCGGGTCCCGGCGAGGTGCTGCTGCTCACCTCCTCCGGCGTCCTCCGCGCCGAAGTGGAACGCATTGTGGCAGCCGCCGGCGCCCATTTGCGCGTCGTCGCGGACGCGGTGGAGGGCGGGCGGTACTGGGAGGCGGCATCGGCTGTCCTGGTGGGAAGTGACATCAGGGAGTTGCCGCCCCGCCGAAGCACACCTGCGGTCATGGTGGGCCTTGACGGTGAGGGAGACAGCCTCTGGCACCTTGCGGCTGCCCTGGGTGCCGAACGCGTTGCCGTGCTGCCCGATGCCGCCGCCTGGCTCGCCGACCACCTCAGCCGGTCCCGTTCGCCGGGCCCGGGCGGGCTGGTCCTTGGCGTCATAGGCGGCTGCGGCGGTGCCGGGGCCACAACCGCCGCCATCTGGATAGCGCAGGCCGCTGCCGGGCTGGGCGCCAGGGTCCTGCTGGTTGACGGGGACCCGTGGGGAGGAGGACTGGAACTCGCTCTCGCCGCGGAGGAGAATCCCGGTCTCCGCTGGCCCGACCTCGCCGAGGCCAGGGGGAGCATCGATCCCCTGCAGCTCTCGGATTCCCTGCCGGTTGCCGGCGGCTTCTCTTTCCTGTCGTGGCCTGCCACCCGGGAGCATCCCCTTCCTGTCGCTGCTGCTGCCGCCGCCGGTGTACTCGATGCCGCGCGGCGCGGTTATGAACTGGTTGTTGTCGATGTGGGACGCAGCGCGCAGCCGCTCCAGACGGTGGCGTGGGACTGCGACCGGATCCTGTTGGTGGTGCCGGCACAGTTGAAGGCAGCCGTGGCGGCAGTACGCCTGCTCCAGGAGCTTCCCCCGGTGGAGGCGGCCCTGCTGGTGCGCGGCCGGCCCGGTGCGGCCCTCGACAGTTCCCTGATCGCCGACGCTGTGGGGCTGCCCGTGCAGGGGCGCATCCCGGAACTGCGCGCCGTCACGGGGGCCTTGGAATCGGGCCGTCTCCTGGACCTCGGGAAGCGCCGGAACATCCGGCACTTCGGCGGAACAGTGCTCGATTGGCTCGGAGAGGACCTGCAGGCGGGGGACATGGCGTGA
- a CDS encoding DUF4244 domain-containing protein, with amino-acid sequence MSTNHRRRNYATNHAFGTSALAAPRPVLKASASKAPAQAASFPWPGNVVELYPESLGPDSTGPSSLGPGSLGQRRVCCGSVSGSAGARPTSRRSARLMCSEAGMATAEYAIATLAAVGFAGLLVFILRSDEVRGFLLNLIRTALALP; translated from the coding sequence ATGTCCACCAACCACCGCCGCCGCAACTACGCCACCAATCACGCCTTCGGTACCTCCGCGCTCGCAGCTCCCCGGCCTGTACTGAAGGCATCAGCCTCGAAGGCTCCAGCCCAGGCCGCATCCTTCCCGTGGCCAGGCAACGTCGTGGAGCTCTACCCTGAATCGCTGGGGCCCGATTCGACGGGGCCCAGTTCGCTGGGACCAGGTTCACTGGGGCAACGCCGAGTCTGCTGCGGTTCCGTTTCCGGTTCAGCAGGCGCCCGGCCCACGTCCAGGCGAAGCGCAAGGTTGATGTGTTCGGAGGCCGGGATGGCCACGGCGGAGTATGCCATTGCTACGCTGGCCGCCGTCGGATTCGCCGGGCTGCTCGTGTTCATCCTCCGGAGCGATGAGGTTCGGGGCTTCCTGCTCAACCTCATCCGCACCGCCCTCGCGCTCCCGTGA
- a CDS encoding DEAD/DEAH box helicase, giving the protein MNPHDSLIPLLGRGPDPEQLRHVRTIPAREAVHAPWPEWLHPDVAEAYGSLGIREPYRHQVDAANTAHSGEHVVVATGTASGKSLAYQLPALDAIHRSELRVLADPGKIHDDGAVTLYLSPTKALAADQLNAIRALKLPTVRAETYDGDTDPAARRWIRDHANFILANPDMLHFGILPNHAWWAAFFRRLRYVIVDEAHSYRGVFGSHVANLMRRLRRICAYYGAGTAFPEPVFIAASATASEPDVSFSRLIGAPVKAVSRDCSPHGATTVALWEPALTEVRGENGAKERRTAVAETSDLLANLVSARIRTIAFIKSRRGAETISAITRRLLDEVDPSLPQRVAAYRSGYLPEERRAVEKALRSGQLLGVSSTSALELGIDISGLDAVLVAGWPGTRASLFQQIGRAGRAGQDAIAAFVASDDPLDTFLVNHPEAIFDVSVEATVFDPSNPYVLGPHLCAAAAELPLGPAELDLFGGTAETLLDRLVAQGYLRRRPAGWFWTHSQSAAAMVNLRADGGGPVSIVDAETGSLLGTMDSPQTHYQAHTGAVYVHQGDTYVVEDLNEDDHCVMVRRANPDYYTTARDVTQIEVLDTLRSMQWGDVTVHFGDVKVTTQVVSFQRKALISNEVLGEEPLELGARELFTKAVWFVVDNRSLTGAGLIEAQFPGALHAAEHAAIGLLPLVASSDRWDIGGVSTALHADTGVPTIFVYDGHPGGAGFAERGFDKAKVWLAATRDAIKACECESGCPSCVQSPKCGNKNNPLDKAAAVTLLDVLLKDAKEAMPVEQEARS; this is encoded by the coding sequence GTGAACCCCCATGACTCCCTGATTCCTCTGCTGGGCCGCGGCCCGGACCCGGAACAGCTTCGTCATGTCCGCACCATCCCGGCGAGGGAGGCGGTCCACGCACCATGGCCGGAGTGGCTGCATCCGGACGTCGCTGAAGCCTACGGCTCTTTGGGCATCCGGGAGCCGTATCGGCATCAGGTGGACGCGGCCAACACGGCCCACTCGGGCGAACACGTCGTGGTGGCCACCGGTACCGCGTCCGGGAAGTCGCTGGCCTACCAGCTGCCCGCGCTGGATGCGATCCACCGGTCCGAGTTGCGGGTGCTGGCGGACCCCGGAAAGATCCACGACGACGGCGCGGTCACCCTTTATCTCTCCCCCACCAAGGCGCTGGCCGCCGACCAACTGAACGCCATCCGCGCCCTGAAACTGCCAACCGTCCGGGCCGAAACCTACGACGGCGACACCGATCCGGCCGCCCGCCGGTGGATCCGGGACCACGCGAACTTCATCCTGGCCAACCCGGACATGCTGCACTTTGGCATCCTTCCCAACCACGCCTGGTGGGCAGCGTTCTTCCGCCGGCTGCGCTACGTCATTGTGGACGAGGCCCACAGCTACCGGGGCGTGTTCGGATCGCACGTGGCCAACCTGATGCGGCGGCTCCGCCGGATCTGCGCCTACTACGGGGCAGGAACGGCTTTCCCTGAGCCCGTGTTCATTGCTGCCTCAGCCACTGCTTCCGAGCCTGATGTCTCCTTCTCGCGCCTCATCGGCGCGCCCGTGAAGGCGGTGTCCCGCGACTGTTCGCCCCATGGGGCCACCACGGTGGCGCTGTGGGAGCCGGCGCTCACCGAAGTCCGCGGCGAGAACGGGGCCAAGGAGCGGCGGACGGCGGTTGCCGAGACCTCCGACCTGCTGGCCAACCTGGTATCGGCCCGGATCCGCACCATCGCCTTCATCAAGTCACGCCGTGGCGCCGAAACCATCTCCGCCATCACCAGGCGTCTCCTCGACGAAGTGGATCCGAGCCTTCCCCAACGGGTGGCAGCCTACCGCTCCGGTTACCTGCCGGAGGAACGCCGTGCGGTGGAGAAAGCCCTGCGCTCAGGCCAGCTGCTGGGCGTTTCCAGCACATCCGCGCTGGAACTGGGAATCGACATCTCCGGCCTTGACGCGGTCCTGGTGGCCGGCTGGCCGGGCACGCGCGCATCGCTGTTCCAGCAGATCGGCAGGGCCGGCCGCGCCGGCCAGGACGCCATCGCCGCGTTTGTAGCCAGCGATGACCCGCTGGACACGTTCCTGGTGAACCACCCCGAAGCGATCTTCGACGTTTCGGTCGAAGCAACCGTCTTTGACCCGTCCAACCCGTACGTGCTCGGACCGCACCTCTGCGCTGCGGCAGCGGAACTTCCCCTGGGACCTGCCGAGCTGGACCTCTTCGGCGGGACCGCCGAAACGCTCCTGGACCGGCTGGTTGCACAGGGCTACCTACGACGGCGGCCCGCGGGCTGGTTCTGGACCCACTCGCAAAGCGCCGCGGCCATGGTCAATCTCCGGGCGGACGGCGGAGGTCCGGTCAGCATCGTTGACGCCGAGACCGGTTCCCTTCTGGGAACCATGGACTCGCCCCAAACCCACTATCAGGCACACACCGGCGCCGTATACGTCCACCAAGGCGACACCTACGTAGTAGAGGACCTGAACGAAGACGACCACTGCGTCATGGTGCGCCGGGCAAACCCCGACTACTACACGACAGCACGGGACGTGACCCAAATCGAGGTCCTGGACACTCTGCGGAGCATGCAGTGGGGCGATGTGACCGTCCACTTCGGCGATGTGAAAGTCACTACGCAGGTTGTCTCCTTCCAGCGTAAAGCCCTGATCTCCAACGAGGTCCTGGGAGAGGAGCCACTTGAACTCGGTGCACGCGAGCTGTTCACCAAGGCGGTGTGGTTCGTGGTGGACAACCGCTCCCTGACGGGGGCGGGATTGATCGAAGCGCAGTTCCCCGGCGCCCTCCACGCCGCGGAACACGCGGCGATCGGACTCCTGCCCCTCGTTGCCTCCAGCGACCGCTGGGACATCGGAGGGGTTTCCACCGCTCTGCACGCCGACACCGGGGTGCCCACCATTTTCGTGTATGACGGGCATCCCGGCGGTGCAGGATTTGCCGAGCGGGGCTTCGACAAAGCCAAGGTATGGTTGGCGGCAACGCGGGACGCCATCAAGGCCTGCGAGTGCGAATCGGGCTGCCCGTCCTGCGTCCAGTCCCCCAAGTGCGGAAACAAGAACAACCCTCTGGACAAGGCCGCCGCGGTGACCCTGCTGGACGTCCTGCTCAAGGACGCCAAGGAGGCCATGCCGGTGGAGCAGGAAGCCAGGAGCTGA
- a CDS encoding bifunctional 3'-5' exonuclease/DNA polymerase: protein MYLLLAAHPRGAALQELPQAGHAQPATPEAKVVALGDLAAVVRELEVRRPGGVPPRWIWHRTQDWYPALLASGVEVERCYDVTLCGNILAFSQFSAHTEYARNTDRTPAEDPALPPKALLPPRPPADQGALFDDPAAGPPPGVALEDLRAEYAEQQAALAAVGTEENRRQRLQLLLAAESAAAMVAAEMQQAGVPWRQDLHEQILTSHLGPRPPAGQRPQKLEALATELRSLLQAPGLNPDSPQDLMRALHRNGIEVKSTRKWELRESTHPAIGPLLEYKKLSRLHTANGWSWLDAWVDGGRFRPEYVVGGVVSGRWASRGGGALQIPRQVRGAVHADPGFKLIVADASQLEPRVLVALAQDSTMAEAARDQDLYAGIAAKGFGGDRAKAKMALLGAMYGATSGEAGRLMPQLSRTYPRAVDFVEKAARAGEAGGTVTTRLGRSSPPPSERWFLSQRSATADEQRRAESIARSRGRFTRNFVVQGSAADWAACWLAELRRRLRTLRTAGTGGGGGAVRAELVFFLHDEVMVHAPADGVDACIRAIEESARAAKELLFGPIPVEFPVSLAVVDSYDLAK, encoded by the coding sequence ATGTACCTGCTGCTCGCCGCCCATCCCCGCGGTGCGGCCCTTCAGGAACTGCCCCAGGCCGGGCATGCCCAGCCTGCCACCCCCGAAGCCAAAGTGGTGGCACTCGGCGATCTTGCCGCCGTCGTCCGTGAACTGGAAGTCCGGCGTCCCGGCGGCGTGCCGCCCCGCTGGATCTGGCACCGTACCCAGGACTGGTACCCGGCGCTGCTCGCATCCGGCGTGGAGGTGGAGCGCTGCTATGACGTCACGCTCTGCGGCAACATCCTGGCATTCTCCCAGTTCAGCGCCCACACGGAGTATGCCAGGAACACTGACCGGACCCCGGCGGAGGATCCCGCGCTCCCCCCGAAGGCGCTGCTGCCGCCCCGGCCCCCGGCAGACCAAGGGGCGCTGTTTGATGATCCGGCGGCCGGCCCGCCACCGGGCGTTGCCCTTGAAGACCTTCGTGCCGAGTACGCTGAGCAGCAGGCCGCGCTGGCAGCGGTGGGCACGGAGGAAAACCGTCGGCAGCGCCTGCAGCTGCTGCTCGCGGCGGAGTCTGCGGCCGCCATGGTGGCTGCCGAAATGCAGCAGGCCGGCGTTCCCTGGCGGCAGGACCTGCACGAACAGATCCTCACCAGCCACTTGGGCCCCCGCCCGCCGGCCGGGCAGCGTCCGCAAAAACTCGAGGCGCTCGCCACGGAACTCCGCTCCCTGCTGCAGGCTCCCGGGCTGAATCCGGATTCGCCGCAGGACCTGATGCGGGCCCTCCACCGCAACGGCATCGAGGTGAAGAGCACCCGCAAGTGGGAGCTCAGGGAGTCCACCCACCCGGCCATTGGGCCATTGCTGGAGTACAAGAAACTCTCCCGCCTGCACACCGCCAATGGCTGGTCCTGGCTGGACGCCTGGGTGGACGGTGGCAGGTTCCGTCCCGAGTACGTGGTGGGCGGCGTGGTGTCGGGGCGTTGGGCGTCCCGGGGCGGTGGTGCGCTGCAGATCCCGCGCCAGGTCCGCGGCGCGGTGCACGCCGATCCCGGCTTCAAGCTGATCGTCGCGGACGCGTCACAGCTGGAACCGCGGGTCCTGGTGGCCCTGGCGCAGGATTCCACCATGGCCGAGGCAGCGCGGGACCAGGACCTCTATGCCGGGATCGCTGCCAAGGGTTTTGGCGGTGACCGGGCCAAAGCGAAGATGGCGCTGCTGGGCGCCATGTACGGGGCCACCTCCGGCGAAGCGGGCCGCCTGATGCCGCAGCTGTCGCGCACGTATCCGCGTGCCGTGGATTTTGTGGAGAAAGCAGCGCGGGCGGGCGAAGCCGGCGGGACGGTGACCACACGGCTGGGCCGGAGCAGCCCGCCGCCCTCGGAGCGGTGGTTCCTCAGCCAGCGTTCGGCGACGGCGGATGAGCAGCGCCGGGCGGAATCCATTGCGCGTAGCCGGGGGCGTTTCACCCGGAACTTCGTGGTCCAGGGTTCGGCGGCGGACTGGGCGGCGTGCTGGCTTGCGGAATTACGACGGCGGCTGCGCACCCTGCGGACGGCAGGCACCGGCGGCGGTGGCGGGGCAGTCCGGGCCGAGCTCGTCTTCTTCCTGCACGATGAGGTGATGGTGCATGCGCCCGCGGACGGCGTCGACGCCTGCATCAGGGCGATCGAGGAATCGGCGAGGGCCGCGAAGGAACTGTTGTTCGGGCCGATCCCGGTTGAGTTCCCGGTGAGCCTGGCCGTTGTCGACTCCTATGACCTCGCCAAATAA